One Streptomyces sp. V4I8 genomic window carries:
- a CDS encoding NAD(P)H-binding protein yields the protein MTDNAAGTANTQRMTVVVTGASGRTGSRVAQAARGAGLTVRPASRAQGFDWEDPTTWARTLRDADAAYLMYPSDVGAPDAAEGVGALAREAVGLGVRRLVLLSARGEDQALPTEEALTSSGADWTIVRAAWFSQNFSEGPLVEGMVHGELVFPAGEVEEPFVDVRDIADVVTAVLTSDDRYVGRTLELTGPRLLSWREAVAEISEAAGRTITYTPVPTRAYGEALTGFGVPPEEVELLIEVFGTLMDGRNAHLTDDVREVLGREPHDFADFAREAAAAGAWKA from the coding sequence ATGACGGACAACGCAGCCGGGACGGCGAACACGCAGCGGATGACGGTGGTGGTGACCGGGGCCTCGGGTCGTACGGGGAGCCGGGTGGCGCAAGCGGCGCGCGGGGCCGGGCTCACGGTACGGCCCGCTTCCCGGGCGCAGGGCTTCGACTGGGAGGACCCGACGACATGGGCTCGGACCCTGCGCGACGCGGACGCGGCGTATCTGATGTACCCGTCCGACGTCGGCGCCCCGGATGCAGCCGAGGGCGTCGGCGCGCTCGCCCGGGAGGCGGTCGGGCTCGGGGTGCGGCGGCTGGTGCTGCTGTCGGCGCGCGGTGAGGATCAGGCGCTGCCGACCGAGGAGGCGCTGACGTCGTCCGGCGCGGACTGGACGATCGTACGGGCCGCGTGGTTCTCACAGAACTTCAGTGAGGGGCCGCTGGTGGAGGGGATGGTCCACGGGGAGCTGGTCTTCCCGGCGGGCGAGGTGGAGGAGCCGTTCGTCGACGTACGGGACATCGCGGACGTGGTGACGGCCGTGCTGACGTCCGACGACCGGTATGTGGGCCGGACGCTGGAGCTGACCGGGCCGCGGCTGTTGTCCTGGCGGGAGGCGGTCGCGGAGATCTCCGAGGCGGCGGGCAGGACGATCACGTACACGCCGGTCCCGACCCGGGCCTACGGCGAGGCCCTGACCGGCTTCGGGGTACCGCCCGAGGAGGTCGAGCTCCTGATCGAGGTCTTCGGCACCCTCATGGACGGCCGCAACGCCCATCTCACGGACGACGTCCGCGAGGTGCTGGGCCGCGAGCCACATGACTTCGCCGACTTCGCGCGGGAGGCCGCGGCGGCGGGGGCGTGGAAAGCCTGA
- a CDS encoding phosphoadenylyl-sulfate reductase — MTTIQEERATDDLKALAEQAGRDLEDASALEILQWAVDTFGDRFCVTSSMEDAVVAHLASRARPGGSPVDVVFLDTGYHFEETIGTRDAVEAVMDVNVITLTPRQTVAEQDAEYGPKLHDRDPDLCCKLRKVEPLERGLKGYVAWATGLRRDESPTRANTPVVGWDEKRQKVKISPIARWTQDDVDAYVTEHGVLTNPLLMDGYASVGCAPCTRRVLEGEDARAGRWAGRAKTECGLHG; from the coding sequence ATGACGACGATCCAGGAAGAGCGCGCGACAGACGATCTGAAGGCGCTCGCCGAGCAGGCGGGCCGTGACCTGGAGGACGCCTCCGCGCTGGAGATCCTCCAGTGGGCGGTCGACACCTTCGGGGACCGCTTCTGCGTGACCTCGTCGATGGAGGACGCGGTGGTCGCCCACCTCGCCTCCCGCGCGAGGCCCGGCGGCTCCCCGGTCGACGTAGTGTTCCTCGACACCGGCTACCACTTCGAGGAGACCATCGGCACCCGCGACGCGGTCGAGGCCGTGATGGACGTCAACGTCATCACCCTCACCCCGCGCCAGACGGTCGCCGAGCAGGACGCCGAGTACGGCCCGAAGCTGCACGACCGCGACCCCGACCTGTGCTGCAAGCTGCGCAAGGTCGAGCCGCTGGAGCGGGGCCTCAAGGGCTATGTGGCCTGGGCGACGGGGCTGCGCCGCGACGAGTCCCCGACCCGGGCGAACACCCCGGTCGTCGGCTGGGACGAGAAGCGCCAGAAGGTGAAGATCTCCCCGATCGCCCGCTGGACCCAGGACGACGTGGACGCCTATGTCACCGAACACGGTGTCCTCACCAACCCGCTGCTGATGGACGGCTACGCCTCCGTCGGCTGCGCCCCCTGCACCCGCCGGGTCCTGGAGGGCGAGGACGCGCGCGCCGGCCGCTGGGCGGGCCGCGCCAAGACCGAGTGCGGGCTGCACGGCTGA
- a CDS encoding nitrite/sulfite reductase: MAATPQKPAAATPRRKVSRHRGEGQWAMGHHTPLNGNEQFKKDDDGLNVRTRIETIYSKRGFDSIDPNDLRGRMRWWGLYTQRKPGIDGGKTAVLEPEELDDKHFMLRVRIDGGRLTTHQLRVIGEISQEFARGSADITDRQNIQLHWIRIEDVPEIWNRLEAVGLSTTEACGDCPRVVIGSPVAGIAEDEIIDGTWAIDEIHERYIGSKEFSNLPRKFKTAISGSPLLDVVHEINDIAFVGVDHPEHGPGFDLWVGGGLSTNPKIGVRLGAWVPLEEVPDVWAGVVGIFRDYGYRRLRTRARLKFLVADWGPEKFRQILEDEYLKRELADGPAPAEPTERWRDHVGVHRQKDGRFYVGFAPRVGRVDGATLTKIAEVAEAHGSNRVRTTVEQKMIVLDVEEAQVEPLVEALEALDLTAKPSPFRRGTMACTGIEYCKLAIVETKARGAALIDELERRIPDFDEPLTINLNGCPNACARIQVADIGLKGQLVLNDQGEQVEGYQVHLGGALGLEAGFGRKVRGLKVTSEELPDYVERVLKRFQDEREDGERFATWAARASEEALS, encoded by the coding sequence ATGGCCGCCACCCCGCAGAAACCTGCCGCCGCGACTCCCCGCCGCAAGGTGAGCCGTCACCGTGGTGAGGGTCAGTGGGCGATGGGGCACCACACCCCGCTCAACGGCAACGAGCAGTTCAAGAAGGACGACGACGGTCTCAATGTGCGGACACGCATTGAGACGATCTACTCCAAGCGGGGCTTCGACTCGATCGACCCCAACGACCTGCGCGGTCGGATGCGCTGGTGGGGCCTGTACACCCAGCGCAAGCCCGGGATCGACGGCGGCAAGACCGCGGTCCTGGAGCCGGAGGAGCTGGACGACAAGCACTTCATGCTGCGGGTGCGCATCGACGGCGGTCGCCTCACCACCCACCAGCTTCGGGTGATCGGTGAGATCTCGCAGGAGTTCGCGCGCGGCAGCGCGGACATCACCGACCGGCAGAACATCCAGCTGCACTGGATCCGCATCGAGGACGTGCCGGAGATCTGGAACCGGCTGGAGGCCGTCGGGCTGTCCACCACCGAGGCCTGCGGCGACTGCCCGCGCGTCGTCATCGGCTCGCCGGTCGCCGGTATCGCCGAGGACGAGATCATCGACGGCACCTGGGCGATCGACGAGATCCACGAGCGGTACATCGGCAGCAAGGAGTTCTCCAACCTGCCCCGCAAGTTCAAGACGGCGATCTCCGGCTCCCCGCTCCTCGACGTGGTCCACGAGATCAACGACATCGCGTTCGTCGGCGTCGACCACCCCGAGCACGGCCCCGGCTTCGACCTGTGGGTCGGCGGCGGCCTGTCCACCAACCCGAAGATCGGCGTCCGGCTCGGCGCCTGGGTGCCGCTGGAGGAGGTCCCGGACGTCTGGGCGGGCGTGGTCGGCATCTTCCGCGACTACGGCTACCGGCGCTTGCGTACGCGGGCCCGCCTGAAGTTCCTGGTCGCGGACTGGGGTCCGGAGAAGTTCCGCCAGATCCTGGAGGACGAGTACCTCAAGCGCGAGCTGGCCGACGGCCCCGCGCCCGCCGAGCCCACCGAGCGCTGGCGTGACCACGTCGGTGTGCACCGGCAGAAGGACGGCCGTTTCTACGTCGGTTTCGCGCCGCGTGTCGGCCGGGTCGACGGCGCCACGCTGACGAAGATCGCCGAGGTCGCGGAGGCCCACGGCTCGAACCGGGTGCGCACCACCGTCGAGCAGAAGATGATCGTCCTCGATGTCGAGGAGGCGCAGGTCGAGCCGCTGGTCGAGGCCCTGGAGGCGCTGGACCTGACGGCCAAGCCCTCCCCGTTCCGGCGCGGCACCATGGCCTGCACCGGCATCGAGTACTGCAAGCTCGCCATCGTCGAGACCAAGGCGCGCGGGGCCGCGCTGATCGACGAACTGGAGCGCCGCATCCCGGACTTCGACGAGCCGCTCACCATCAACCTCAACGGCTGCCCGAACGCCTGCGCCCGTATCCAGGTGGCGGACATCGGTCTCAAGGGCCAGCTGGTCCTGAACGACCAGGGCGAGCAGGTCGAGGGCTACCAGGTACACCTCGGCGGTGCGCTCGGCCTGGAGGCCGGGTTCGGGCGCAAGGTGCGTGGTCTGAAGGTCACCTCCGAGGAGCTGCCCGACTACGTCGAGCGCGTCCTGAAGCGCTTCCAGGACGAGCGTGAGGACGGCGAGCGGTTCGCCACCTGGGCCGCGCGCGCCTCCGAGGAGGCCCTCTCATGA
- a CDS encoding helix-turn-helix domain-containing protein, which produces MYAERPSRLPGAVVWTNTTGGSGEGRVLPDGCMDLLWNDGRLLVAGPDTRAYITEGGRTTWAGVRLFPGTAPALLGVPAHELRDRRVDLVDLWPVAEVRRLRGRIEAAADLVTALEDVALERAASAESSDPLLRHVVTALDSGRPVAATADELGLGARQLHRRCLNAFGYGPKTLARILRLQRALALARGGTAFAETAVRAGYADQAHLARDVRELAGVPLGELLGRRGG; this is translated from the coding sequence ATGTACGCGGAGCGCCCGTCCCGTCTGCCTGGTGCCGTGGTTTGGACGAACACCACTGGTGGGTCCGGTGAAGGCCGTGTTCTGCCCGACGGGTGTATGGATCTCCTGTGGAACGACGGGCGGCTGTTGGTCGCCGGGCCCGACACGCGCGCGTACATCACCGAAGGGGGCCGGACCACGTGGGCCGGTGTCCGGCTCTTTCCGGGGACCGCGCCCGCCTTGCTGGGCGTGCCCGCGCACGAGCTGCGTGATCGGCGGGTCGACCTCGTGGATCTGTGGCCGGTCGCGGAGGTGCGGCGGTTGCGGGGCCGTATCGAGGCCGCCGCCGACCTCGTGACGGCTCTCGAGGACGTGGCGTTGGAGCGGGCCGCCTCTGCCGAGTCGTCCGACCCGCTGCTACGGCATGTCGTCACCGCTCTCGACTCGGGTCGCCCCGTCGCCGCCACCGCCGACGAACTCGGTCTCGGCGCCCGGCAGTTGCACCGCCGTTGCCTGAACGCCTTCGGGTACGGGCCCAAGACGCTGGCCCGGATCCTGCGGCTGCAACGCGCGCTCGCCCTGGCCCGTGGCGGCACGGCCTTCGCGGAGACCGCGGTGCGGGCCGGGTATGCCGACCAGGCGCATCTGGCGCGGGACGTAAGGGAGTTGGCGGGTGTGCCGCTCGGAGAGCTACTCGGCCGGCGTGGCGGCTAG
- a CDS encoding YihY/virulence factor BrkB family protein has translation MQPASESPQRPSGRLHRARVLYRNVSKRRTAWLLLKDTVNSCIEYRILGLAAEAAFFTLLSVPPLLLSLIGLLGYADDWTGTDTISSLEANLIEASRTVLSDKGVRQIAQPILDDVMHGGRPDVISVGFLFALWSGSRAVNVFIDTITVMYGLDGVRGIVKTRLVAFLLFIAALLIGSVALPLMVAGPDAVVRIVPWSETVVQVLYWPVVIVLSIAFLTTLYHVSVPVRSPWIEDVPGALVALGMWVLGSFLLRIYLTNTIEGASIYGSLAAAVAVMLWIGVSAFAVLVGAAVNAAIDRVWPAAATAAARAANERLREAQVAEYVARTAAAHEHDPEDPDMPSEFPERWTRFLPPEDVTSRLRTHVKSPHHHHPPHKPEDS, from the coding sequence GTGCAGCCAGCAAGTGAATCCCCCCAGCGGCCCTCCGGTCGTCTCCACCGGGCGCGTGTCCTCTACCGGAACGTCTCGAAGCGCAGGACCGCCTGGCTGCTGCTCAAGGACACCGTCAACTCCTGCATCGAGTACCGCATCCTGGGCCTCGCCGCCGAGGCCGCGTTCTTCACGCTGCTGTCCGTGCCGCCGCTCCTCCTCAGCCTCATCGGCCTCCTCGGTTATGCCGACGACTGGACCGGCACCGACACCATCAGCAGCCTGGAGGCCAACCTCATCGAGGCCTCGCGCACCGTCCTGTCCGACAAGGGCGTGCGCCAGATCGCCCAGCCGATCCTGGACGACGTGATGCACGGCGGCCGCCCCGACGTCATCTCCGTCGGCTTCCTGTTCGCCCTGTGGTCGGGGTCGCGCGCGGTGAACGTCTTCATAGACACGATCACCGTGATGTACGGCCTCGACGGCGTCCGGGGCATCGTCAAGACCCGGCTGGTGGCGTTCCTGCTGTTCATCGCGGCCCTGCTGATCGGCTCGGTGGCGCTGCCGCTGATGGTGGCGGGGCCGGACGCGGTGGTGCGGATCGTGCCGTGGTCGGAGACCGTGGTGCAGGTCCTGTACTGGCCGGTCGTGATCGTCCTGTCGATCGCCTTCCTGACCACGCTCTACCACGTGTCCGTGCCGGTCCGCTCCCCCTGGATCGAGGACGTGCCCGGCGCGCTGGTCGCCCTCGGCATGTGGGTGCTGGGCAGCTTCCTGCTGCGCATCTACCTGACGAACACGATCGAGGGCGCGTCGATCTACGGCTCCCTCGCCGCCGCCGTCGCCGTGATGCTGTGGATCGGTGTGTCCGCGTTCGCCGTGCTCGTCGGGGCCGCGGTCAACGCCGCGATCGACCGGGTCTGGCCGGCCGCCGCGACGGCCGCGGCCCGTGCCGCGAACGAACGGCTGCGCGAGGCCCAGGTCGCCGAGTACGTCGCGCGCACGGCCGCGGCCCACGAGCACGATCCCGAGGACCCGGACATGCCGTCGGAGTTCCCCGAGCGCTGGACGCGCTTCCTGCCGCCGGAGGACGTGACGTCACGGCTGCGGACCCATGTGAAGAGCCCGCACCACCACCATCCTCCGCACAAGCCCGAGGACTCCTAG
- a CDS encoding AraC family transcriptional regulator — translation MDALAGLLEGPRARGAFMIRACFEPPWAIRVEDRAPLTVMVMVRGDAWVIPDQGERSEMGVPPAEGRGRIRLRPGDLAIARGPDPYVCADDPGTAPQALILPGAECHYPDGRSLSGSMDLGVRTWGDRLDGSAVMLIGTYLWQGEISGRLLNALPPLLSLTADVWDCPLTPYLMEEIVRDEPGQEVVLDRLLDLLVIAALRAWFSRPEAAAPAWYRALADPVVGRVLRLVQDDPAHPWTVASLATKAGVSRAALARRFTELVGEPPMTYLTGWRLGLAADALRDSDATLDAIARQVGYGSAFALSSAFKRVYGVSPQEHRGRVVVG, via the coding sequence ATGGACGCCCTTGCAGGCCTGTTGGAGGGTCCACGCGCGCGTGGCGCCTTCATGATCCGCGCGTGTTTCGAGCCGCCCTGGGCCATCCGCGTCGAGGACCGCGCCCCGCTCACCGTCATGGTCATGGTCCGTGGCGACGCCTGGGTGATCCCCGACCAGGGCGAGCGAAGCGAGATGGGGGTCCCCCCGGCCGAAGGCCGGGGGAGGATCCGGCTGCGCCCCGGCGACCTCGCCATCGCCCGCGGCCCCGACCCCTACGTCTGCGCCGACGACCCCGGCACCGCACCCCAGGCCCTGATCCTGCCGGGCGCCGAGTGCCACTACCCCGACGGACGCTCCCTCAGCGGCTCGATGGACCTGGGCGTGCGCACCTGGGGCGACCGGCTCGACGGTTCGGCCGTGATGCTGATCGGCACCTATCTGTGGCAGGGCGAGATCAGCGGGCGGCTGCTGAACGCGTTGCCTCCGCTGCTCTCCCTCACGGCCGACGTGTGGGACTGCCCCCTCACGCCGTACCTCATGGAGGAGATCGTCCGCGACGAACCCGGGCAGGAGGTCGTCCTGGACCGGCTGCTCGACCTGCTGGTCATCGCCGCGCTCAGGGCCTGGTTCTCCCGGCCGGAGGCGGCGGCCCCGGCCTGGTACCGGGCCCTGGCGGACCCGGTCGTCGGCCGCGTGCTGCGACTCGTCCAGGACGACCCGGCCCACCCCTGGACGGTGGCCTCGCTGGCCACCAAGGCGGGAGTGTCCCGGGCGGCGCTGGCCCGCCGGTTCACGGAGTTGGTGGGGGAGCCGCCGATGACGTATCTGACGGGGTGGCGGCTGGGGCTTGCGGCAGACGCGTTGCGGGACAGCGATGCCACGCTGGACGCGATTGCCCGGCAGGTGGGGTATGGGAGCGCGTTCGCGTTGTCCAGTGCGTTCAAGCGGGTTTACGGGGTGAGTCCGCAGGAGCATCGGGGGCGGGTGGTCGTGGGGTAG
- a CDS encoding GNAT family N-acetyltransferase, whose protein sequence is MTNIPVTTWSLEQTSPTDLLPAQAPEGDVRIVRSEVPSPEFSRFLYASVGGDILWIDRLRWTYAQWQAHLERPGVETWVAYDQGTPAGYVELGPQDDGVVEIEYFGLIPAFRGRRIGGHLLSYGAARAWDLAERWPGLAQTKRVWLHTCSKDGEHAMDNYLRRGFKLFDTKVEEEAVVAAPGPWPGAYPG, encoded by the coding sequence ATGACCAACATCCCCGTGACCACCTGGTCCCTGGAGCAGACCTCCCCGACCGACCTCCTCCCGGCCCAAGCCCCGGAGGGCGACGTGCGGATCGTCCGCTCCGAGGTGCCCTCGCCCGAGTTCAGCCGGTTCCTGTACGCGTCCGTGGGCGGCGACATCCTGTGGATCGACCGGCTGCGCTGGACGTACGCGCAGTGGCAGGCGCACCTGGAGCGTCCGGGCGTCGAGACGTGGGTGGCCTACGACCAGGGGACGCCCGCGGGGTATGTGGAGCTGGGCCCGCAGGACGACGGGGTCGTGGAGATCGAGTACTTCGGGCTGATTCCCGCCTTCCGCGGACGCCGCATCGGCGGTCATCTGCTCTCCTACGGCGCCGCCCGCGCCTGGGACCTCGCGGAGCGCTGGCCGGGGCTGGCGCAGACGAAGCGGGTCTGGCTGCACACGTGCAGCAAGGACGGGGAGCACGCCATGGACAACTATCTGCGCCGCGGCTTCAAGCTCTTCGACACCAAGGTCGAGGAGGAGGCCGTGGTGGCCGCGCCCGGCCCGTGGCCCGGCGCGTACCCTGGCTGA
- a CDS encoding GAF domain-containing protein, with protein MPLSPTEVTQLAAVDAARAARLLSEVRSATLSGRRAPVAPRPVIKQSWSRMLRSGVDPDHDFRSGLLSREEVQRRREDTALRHVLPVLREGLLSVADIAHHIMVVADDEGRVLWREGNSSVLRKADGLGFELGADWRESVVGTNGVGTPAVVRRPVQVFASEHFQRSQTSWTCTGAPITDPRDGRLIGVVDVSGPLETMHPATLAWVDSVAKLAEARLRELHLTSLERLRAVAAPVLARLPGRALVVDRDGWTAAVTGMPYTHRIALPKSLSPGRRWLPPLGVCSVEPLAGGWLLRASDEPVPPGATRIALNLTQPRRWSVTVSGGAGTWSHELSPRHAELLYLLALHRAGRSAAELAEDMFGDAGRTVTVRAEMSRVRRYLGAFLEHRPYRFGEDAEVEVLLPDDPRDLLPHSTAPAVVRGRSGPA; from the coding sequence TTGCCGCTCTCGCCGACAGAGGTGACGCAGCTGGCCGCCGTGGACGCGGCACGCGCGGCGCGGCTACTCAGCGAGGTCCGCTCCGCCACCCTCTCCGGCCGGCGCGCGCCCGTCGCACCGCGCCCGGTGATCAAGCAGTCCTGGTCGCGCATGCTGCGCAGCGGTGTCGATCCGGACCACGACTTCCGGTCCGGGCTGCTGTCCCGCGAGGAGGTGCAGCGGCGCCGCGAGGACACCGCGCTCCGCCATGTCCTGCCAGTGCTGCGCGAGGGCCTGCTGTCGGTCGCGGACATCGCCCACCACATCATGGTCGTCGCCGACGACGAGGGCCGGGTGCTGTGGCGGGAGGGCAACTCGTCCGTGCTGCGCAAGGCCGACGGCCTCGGGTTCGAACTCGGCGCCGACTGGCGGGAGAGCGTCGTCGGCACGAACGGCGTGGGCACCCCGGCGGTCGTGCGCCGGCCCGTGCAGGTCTTCGCCTCCGAGCACTTCCAGCGCTCGCAGACCTCCTGGACCTGCACCGGCGCCCCCATCACGGATCCGCGGGACGGCCGGCTGATCGGGGTGGTGGACGTCAGCGGGCCGCTGGAGACCATGCATCCGGCCACGCTCGCCTGGGTCGACTCGGTGGCCAAGCTCGCCGAGGCCCGGCTGCGGGAGCTGCATCTGACCTCACTGGAGCGGCTGCGCGCGGTGGCGGCACCGGTGCTGGCCCGGCTGCCGGGCCGGGCCCTGGTGGTGGACCGGGACGGCTGGACCGCGGCGGTGACCGGGATGCCGTACACGCACCGGATCGCGCTGCCCAAGTCCCTGTCGCCGGGCCGACGGTGGCTGCCGCCGCTGGGCGTGTGCTCGGTGGAGCCGCTGGCGGGCGGCTGGCTGCTGCGGGCCTCCGACGAGCCGGTGCCGCCCGGGGCGACCCGGATCGCGCTGAACCTGACCCAGCCGCGCCGCTGGTCGGTGACGGTGTCCGGCGGCGCGGGCACCTGGAGCCATGAACTGAGCCCCCGGCATGCCGAGTTGCTGTATCTGCTGGCATTGCACCGGGCCGGCCGCAGCGCGGCGGAGCTGGCCGAGGACATGTTCGGCGACGCGGGCCGCACGGTGACGGTGCGCGCCGAGATGTCGCGGGTACGGCGCTATCTCGGGGCGTTCCTGGAGCACCGGCCGTACCGCTTCGGCGAGGACGCCGAGGTCGAGGTGCTGCTGCCGGACGACCCCCGCGATCTGCTGCCGCACTCGACGGCCCCGGCGGTGGTGCGGGGCCGGTCCGGGCCGGCCTGA
- a CDS encoding putative leader peptide: MSGTGIALVSRRHVDLGRMSSAICPAR, encoded by the coding sequence ATGTCTGGAACTGGAATTGCCTTGGTGAGTCGGCGGCACGTCGACCTCGGCCGCATGTCCAGCGCCATCTGTCCGGCGCGCTGA
- a CDS encoding VOC family protein — MTPRFDAIGLVVSDMAASVAFYRRLGFAFPEGAANEPHAEAELPGGLRLLLDTEETVRSFLPEWQPPTGGGRHSLAMRCEEPSEVDAVYEELVGAGYHGELKPWDAFWGQRYASVHDPDGNGVDLFAPLAATPAE, encoded by the coding sequence ATGACTCCACGATTCGATGCCATCGGCCTCGTCGTCTCCGACATGGCCGCCTCGGTCGCCTTCTACCGTCGCCTCGGGTTCGCGTTCCCGGAGGGCGCCGCCAACGAGCCGCACGCCGAGGCCGAACTCCCGGGCGGACTACGGCTGTTGCTTGACACCGAGGAGACGGTGCGGTCCTTCCTCCCCGAGTGGCAACCGCCCACCGGCGGTGGCCGGCACTCCCTGGCGATGCGGTGCGAGGAGCCTTCTGAGGTCGACGCGGTGTACGAGGAACTGGTGGGCGCCGGCTACCACGGCGAACTCAAGCCATGGGACGCCTTCTGGGGCCAGCGCTACGCCTCCGTGCACGACCCGGACGGAAACGGCGTCGACCTGTTCGCACCGCTAGCCGCCACGCCGGCCGAGTAG
- a CDS encoding acyl-CoA dehydrogenase family protein, whose amino-acid sequence MAGSTHTVTNQPPPLVGYDAYTADRALSAAVERHLAPEVLDEARSELAGLGKTCGSAQVQEWGVLANENPPTLRTHDRYGHRVDEVDFHPSWHRLLGKGVAAGLTAAWARPGGHVRRAAAFMLWTQVEAGNGCPLSMTHAAVPALRTDPGLAAEWEPRLTSLIYDRELRPAGQKAGSLFGMGMTEKQGGSDVRANATAATPLAEAGTYTLTGHKWFCSAPMSDGFLVLAQAPEGLTCFLVPRVLDDGSRNVFLIQRLKDKLGNRSNASAEVEFDGTWARRVGEEGRGVRTIIEMVAATRLDCVLGSAGLMRQAVTQAVHHCTHREAFGGKLADKPLMRNVLADLAVESEAATTLALRLAAAYDDGGEQERALLRIAVPAAKYWVTKRCTPLTVEASECLGGNGYVEESGMPRLVRESPLNSIWEGAGNVQALDVLRALQREPAALNAYLQEVGKARGADHRLDAAIKNLLTDLADLEAIESRARRLTERLALVLQGSLLVRFAPPEVADAFCASRLGSDGGMAFGTLPSTLDLTSVVDRSRPQA is encoded by the coding sequence ATGGCAGGCAGCACGCACACCGTGACCAACCAGCCCCCGCCCCTTGTCGGGTACGACGCCTACACCGCCGACCGGGCCCTGAGCGCGGCCGTCGAACGCCATCTCGCCCCGGAGGTGCTGGACGAGGCCCGGAGCGAGCTCGCGGGGCTCGGGAAGACGTGTGGATCGGCGCAGGTGCAGGAGTGGGGGGTGCTGGCCAACGAGAACCCGCCGACCCTGCGCACCCACGACCGTTACGGCCACCGTGTCGACGAGGTCGACTTCCATCCGTCCTGGCACCGGCTGCTCGGCAAGGGGGTCGCGGCGGGGCTGACCGCGGCCTGGGCACGGCCGGGCGGCCATGTACGGCGGGCGGCCGCGTTCATGCTCTGGACCCAGGTCGAGGCCGGCAACGGCTGCCCGTTGTCCATGACCCACGCGGCGGTCCCCGCCCTGCGCACGGACCCCGGCCTCGCCGCCGAGTGGGAGCCACGGCTGACGTCCCTGATCTACGACCGTGAGCTGCGGCCCGCCGGGCAGAAGGCCGGCTCCCTGTTCGGGATGGGCATGACGGAGAAGCAGGGCGGCAGCGACGTACGCGCCAACGCGACGGCCGCCACCCCGCTCGCCGAAGCCGGCACCTACACCCTGACCGGCCACAAGTGGTTCTGCTCGGCGCCGATGTCGGACGGCTTCCTGGTCCTCGCGCAGGCACCGGAGGGACTGACCTGCTTCCTCGTGCCGCGTGTACTGGACGACGGCAGCCGCAACGTCTTCCTGATCCAGCGCCTCAAGGACAAGCTGGGCAACCGCTCGAACGCCTCCGCCGAGGTCGAGTTCGACGGGACGTGGGCGCGCCGGGTCGGCGAGGAGGGCCGCGGGGTGCGCACCATCATCGAGATGGTGGCGGCGACCCGGCTCGACTGTGTCCTCGGCTCCGCGGGTCTGATGCGGCAGGCCGTCACGCAGGCGGTCCACCACTGCACCCACCGCGAGGCCTTCGGCGGAAAGCTCGCCGACAAGCCCCTGATGCGCAACGTCCTGGCCGACCTGGCCGTCGAATCCGAGGCGGCGACCACCCTCGCACTCCGCCTCGCCGCCGCCTACGACGACGGCGGCGAGCAGGAGCGCGCCCTGCTGCGGATCGCGGTCCCGGCCGCCAAGTACTGGGTGACCAAGCGCTGCACGCCCCTCACGGTCGAGGCGTCCGAATGCCTGGGCGGCAACGGTTACGTCGAGGAGTCCGGCATGCCCCGCCTGGTCCGCGAGTCCCCCCTGAACTCGATCTGGGAGGGCGCGGGCAACGTCCAGGCCCTGGACGTACTACGGGCATTGCAACGCGAGCCCGCCGCCCTCAACGCCTACCTCCAGGAGGTCGGCAAGGCCCGCGGCGCCGATCACCGCCTGGACGCGGCGATCAAGAACCTCCTGACGGACCTCGCCGACCTCGAAGCCATCGAGTCCCGCGCCCGCCGCCTGACGGAACGGCTCGCCCTGGTCCTCCAGGGCTCACTGCTGGTCCGCTTCGCACCGCCGGAGGTCGCCGACGCCTTCTGCGCCTCCCGGCTGGGCAGCGACGGAGGCATGGCCTTCGGCACCCTGCCGTCAACTCTCGACCTGACGTCGGTGGTGGATCGGTCCAGGCCGCAGGCCTGA
- the cysC gene encoding adenylyl-sulfate kinase translates to MTEPSANLENHVTSGATVWLTGLPSAGKTTIAYELAGRLREEGHRVEVLDGDEIREFISAGLGFSREDRHTNVQRIGFLAELLARNGVKALVPVIAPYADSRDAVRKRHQESGAAYVEVHVATPVEVCSVRDVKGLYAKQAAGELTGLTGVDDPYEAPESPDLRIESQNQTVQESAGAVHALLTERGLA, encoded by the coding sequence ATGACCGAGCCTTCTGCGAATTTGGAGAACCACGTGACGAGCGGAGCCACCGTCTGGCTCACGGGTCTGCCGAGCGCCGGCAAGACCACCATCGCCTACGAGCTGGCCGGCCGGCTCCGCGAGGAGGGCCACCGCGTCGAGGTGCTCGACGGCGACGAGATCCGCGAGTTCATCTCGGCGGGCCTCGGCTTCAGCCGCGAGGACCGGCACACCAACGTGCAGCGCATCGGCTTCCTCGCCGAGCTGCTCGCCCGTAACGGTGTGAAGGCGCTCGTCCCGGTGATCGCGCCCTACGCCGACAGCCGCGACGCGGTGCGCAAGCGCCACCAGGAGAGCGGGGCCGCGTACGTCGAGGTGCACGTGGCCACGCCGGTCGAGGTGTGCTCCGTACGCGATGTGAAGGGGCTGTACGCCAAGCAGGCCGCGGGCGAGCTGACCGGCCTGACCGGGGTCGACGACCCGTACGAGGCACCCGAGTCGCCCGATCTGCGCATCGAGTCCCAGAACCAGACCGTCCAGGAATCCGCGGGCGCGGTCCACGCGCTGCTCACCGAGAGGGGACTGGCATGA